TCCGCGGCATAACCTTTTCCAATACCGCCAAATCCTATTTTCATACCTTTCAACTTCAGATAGACCGTAGAATTTTCTTTATCAAGCACAATATTTTGATAGCCCACTTTAGCCACAGAAGCTTTAATTTCTTCATCAGAAGGCATTGTAGTCATACTGCCATCAAACTTCCAGATTCTATCCATAGAAGCGTAGGTAATATCAAAAGCCCCATCGGTAAGTTTTGAAAGGCCAATGGCGCGCTCAATAAGATTTAGCAGCTCTTTATCGACCTTCACCGGGCGAATGCCTGAGTTTCTATTAATTTCTGAGGTTTGAGAATTAGTATCCCAAGACGAAATCAGCTTTTCTATTCTACTGATCTCATGTATTGCCATATCAATGTATTGATTCGCCTGAGCACTATCATCCGCAAGCACGGTAATATCAAAACGACTGCCCATTAATTTAAGGGTTCGCTTAGAAATTTGCTGCGAAAATGAATTTGCAGTAAACAAAAGTACCAATATGAGGATAGAATATTTCTTCACGCTAAATTGATTTAGAAAGAGGCAAGGTGTTCAATATACTCACTTGGAGACATTTTTTTATAGCCCGTTTGCCCAAGTACATTACCCTCTTTATCAAGGATTACAACCAATGGGAAAAATCCATTCTTATTATAAGTTTCTGCAAGTTTATTGTTCTTTTCTTGCTGCTCAGGAGATAAAGCGTTGCCTCTCTTTTTTGGAAAATCGGCCAAGAGCATCACAAAATAATCTTTTGCGTAAGTCTTAAACTCATCATTGGTCCAAATTTCCTTTTCTAATTTCATGCACGGTG
This genomic stretch from Bacteroidales bacterium harbors:
- a CDS encoding thioredoxin family protein: MRKKMILGFVFASFVMILNAQEWQTDLNQAKAKAVEEGKNIVLVFQGSDWCAPCMKLEKEIWTNDEFKTYAKDYFVMLLADFPKKRGNALSPEQQEKNNKLAETYNKNGFFPLVVILDKEGNVLGQTGYKKMSPSEYIEHLASF